The following proteins are co-located in the Cardiocondyla obscurior isolate alpha-2009 linkage group LG12, Cobs3.1, whole genome shotgun sequence genome:
- the LOC139106889 gene encoding synaptic vesicle glycoprotein 2C — MPTSDRDHDKTATTTDNVNEPADLDRAISTTGYGLFNVLLLLAVLPIAWTATFDTTSGAFLLASVECDLELTSYLRKGTFVAIPYIGMITTAFIWDYITPYTSTKTLFILALLGDTILNVVSSGLRSYYLFLLVKFISGIFVGGPFAMVMTYLTEFHSAKYKLRFTTWAGFLFAVANIVPAALGIIILPLDWHIDILGQDYDSWRIYLLICSIPPVVGLITATMLPESPKYLMAIGRSDAALKLLRRMYCMNTRQPADTFPIKALFVRQKTQLARPVLQASLERMRVSLYNTKQLLTTAAHLPAFCFVSFLQFGSMLGFNTMRLWVPHLFIILNNFDWESWTRKGRQPTICEMLDRHESLPGKQYLNCSNFDNTCLRWIIRPVIYQNSTVIASSAVIFSFLVGFITTTKLRKQIVMFTAFLISVASSFGINWAQSPPYMLTLAAAVIVTTRIAGNIVTAVNVDVIPVPLRATSASILTTVGNIAAIAGNLIFSALLDAECVAAFMGLGCFFSACICVSLFFPPPVRESPAKPAEVNTSKS, encoded by the exons ATGCCCACTAGTGATCGGGATCATGACAAGACCGCCACGACAACCG ataatGTTAACGAACCCGCCGATCTCGACAGAGCCATCTCCACGACCG gCTATGGGCTATTTAATGTACTGCTGTTATTGGCGGTGCTGCCAATCGCGTGGACCGCCACTTTTGACACTACTTCCGGCGCGTTTCTCTTGGCCTCGGTCGAATGCGACCTCGAACTCACGAGCTATCTTCGCAAGGGCACATTCGTCGCAATTCCTTACATAG gtATGATAACGACTGCTTTTATATGGGACTACATAACGCCGTACACGAGCACGAAAACGCTGTTTATCCTCGCGTTATTAGGCGACACGATTTTAAACGTCGTAAGCAGTGGTCTACGATCGTACTATTTATTTCTCCTAGTCAAATTTATCAGCGGAATCTT CGTAGGTGGCCCGTTTGCGATGGTGATGACGTACCTGACGGAATTCCATTCGGCTAAGTACAAACTCCGCTTCACCACATGGGCGGGATTTCTCTTCGCCGTGGCGAACATCGTACCGGCAG CTCTGGGCATAATAATACTACCGTTGGACTGGCACATTGACATTCTCGGCCAAGACTACGATTCTTGGCGTATATATTTACTAATCTGCTCGATACCACCCGTCGTCGGCCTCATAACGGCGACCATGTTACCGGAAAGCCCTAAATATCTCATGGCAATTGGCAGGTCGGATGCTGCCTTGAAACTGCTTAGAAGGATGTACTGTATGAACACTAGGCAACCTGCGGATACGTTCCCG ATAAAAGCGCTATTCGTTCGGCAAAAGACGCAATTGGCGCGTCCCGTGCTCCAGGCGAGCCTCGAGAGGATGCGCGTCTCGCTGTACAACACGAAGCAACTACTGACGACGGCGGCTCACCTGCCCGCCTTCTGCTTCGTAAGTTTCCTTCAATTTGGAAGCATGCTTGG ATTCAACACGATGAGGCTGTGGGTGCCgcatctttttattattctcaaTAACTTTGATTGGGAAAGCTGGACGCGGAAGGGAAGGCAGCCGACCATATGCGAGATGCTGGACCGTCACGAATCTCTGCCGGGCAAACAATATTTAAACTGTTCGAATTTCGACAACACGTGCTTAAGG TGGATCATCAGACCTGTGATTTATCAAAATTCCACCGTCATCGCATCGTCAGCCGTTATATTCTCATTTCTCGTTGGCTTTATAACGACCACTAAACTCCGAAAACAGATCGTAATGT TCACGGCCTTCCTGATATCAGTGGCAAGCAGTTTCGGAATAAATTGGGCGCAGTCTCCGCCGTATATGCTGACGCTGGCAGCGGCGGTTATCGTGACGACAAGAATAGCGGGTAATATCGTTACCGCGGTGAATGTCGACGTTATTCCCGTCCCATTAAG AGCCACGAGCGCTAGCATCCTCACGACCGTCGGAAATATCGCCGCTATTGCGGGAAATCTGATTTTCTCCGCACTTCTGGATGCCGAGTGCGTCGCTGCGTTTATGGGACTCGGTTGTTTCTTCTCTG cCTGCATCTGTGTATCTCTGTTCTTTCCGCCACCCGTGAGAGAATCGCCGGCGAAACCCGCTGAAGTTAACACCTCGAAATCGTGA